In a genomic window of Lacrimispora sp. BS-2:
- a CDS encoding carbohydrate ABC transporter permease: MGLFRQYGNDQKYKLVFRTVIMTAILLILGLLTLFPIYYMIISSFGAPNEIGAASYTLIPKYYTLDSYKFFFGFSKSSLRWIVNSMIVASTVTLSNVVFAGMAGYAFAKIRFPGSKILFFLLLFAMMVPYQVTQVPLYILVANVLKLTDTYTALIVPSLVTCYNVFMAKQFFSSLPTSILEAARTEGCNQFQILIKIVMPISKTILSVMAIMTFMGNWNTFFWPFLVCNNEQMQTIQVGLKNFSFANTTYFSPMMAGATISALPMFILFFALQKYFLEGVTVGAVKG, from the coding sequence ATGGGTTTATTCAGACAATATGGAAACGATCAGAAATATAAATTAGTATTCAGAACTGTGATAATGACAGCAATCCTGCTCATCTTAGGTCTCCTGACCCTGTTTCCGATTTATTACATGATTATCTCTTCTTTTGGGGCGCCAAATGAGATTGGGGCAGCCAGTTATACTCTGATCCCCAAATATTATACATTGGATTCCTATAAATTCTTTTTTGGATTCAGCAAAAGCTCGTTGCGGTGGATCGTAAATTCCATGATCGTTGCAAGCACCGTAACATTAAGCAATGTGGTTTTTGCCGGAATGGCAGGGTATGCCTTTGCAAAAATAAGATTTCCCGGAAGCAAAATATTATTTTTCCTGCTGCTGTTTGCGATGATGGTGCCCTATCAGGTCACACAGGTTCCGCTTTACATCCTGGTAGCCAATGTACTGAAGTTGACAGATACTTATACCGCATTGATCGTGCCGTCTCTGGTCACTTGCTATAACGTATTTATGGCAAAGCAGTTCTTTTCTTCTCTTCCCACCTCCATTCTGGAAGCGGCAAGAACAGAAGGCTGCAATCAGTTTCAGATCCTGATAAAAATAGTCATGCCTATTTCAAAAACAATTTTATCGGTTATGGCGATCATGACCTTTATGGGCAACTGGAACACCTTCTTCTGGCCGTTTCTGGTATGCAACAACGAGCAGATGCAGACCATTCAGGTGGGGCTTAAAAATTTCAGTTTTGCAAATACCACTTACTTTTCACCCATGATGGCAGGTGCAACCATCTCAGCATTGCCTATGTTTATTCTGTTCTTTGCCTTGCAGAAATATTTTCTGGAAGGAGTAACGGTTGGTGCGGTGAAGGGATAA
- a CDS encoding BadF/BadG/BcrA/BcrD ATPase family protein: protein MKESFVIGMDGGGTATTVMAAGLDGGLMATFRLGPLNINGQSREAAENTLAELKAELEKSGLNMRDCRGICIGAAGISNRDTAELLTRNLKEQGMQGVIRLVGDHETALAGALEEPAGVILIAGTGSICCGIHESGAKFRAGGCGHIIDDAGSAYAIGRDILKAVVRAEDGRAGRTILKEKAFRFLNADSVEDLITWLYKPGRSKKEIAALAPLLEEGIREKDQASIEILDHCAKDLAELAGAVLIHFDFPVSLVVSGSVLMKNNEIYHLFCENAKKKFPRLEIMKMRGEAAQGAIRIILREMGERNGYETIPGN from the coding sequence TTGAAAGAATCATTTGTGATAGGAATGGATGGGGGCGGGACTGCCACCACCGTAATGGCTGCCGGACTTGATGGCGGACTTATGGCAACATTCCGGTTAGGGCCTTTAAACATCAATGGACAGTCCCGGGAAGCAGCGGAAAATACCTTGGCAGAGTTAAAGGCAGAGCTGGAAAAGTCAGGCTTGAATATGAGAGACTGCAGAGGGATCTGCATTGGTGCCGCCGGAATCAGCAACCGGGATACGGCAGAACTGCTGACCCGCAATTTAAAAGAACAGGGGATGCAGGGAGTGATCAGGCTGGTGGGAGACCATGAAACTGCCCTGGCAGGCGCTCTGGAGGAACCGGCAGGCGTTATTTTAATTGCCGGGACCGGTTCCATCTGCTGCGGGATCCATGAGTCCGGGGCTAAGTTCCGGGCCGGCGGCTGCGGCCACATCATCGATGACGCCGGAAGTGCCTATGCCATTGGAAGAGATATATTAAAAGCAGTGGTGAGGGCAGAAGATGGCAGAGCAGGCCGTACCATATTAAAGGAAAAAGCATTCCGCTTCCTTAATGCGGATTCCGTGGAAGATCTGATCACCTGGCTGTATAAGCCTGGAAGAAGCAAAAAAGAGATCGCTGCCCTGGCTCCTCTGTTGGAAGAGGGGATCAGGGAAAAGGATCAGGCTTCCATTGAGATTTTGGATCATTGTGCCAAGGACCTGGCGGAGCTGGCCGGAGCCGTACTGATTCATTTTGATTTTCCGGTTTCCCTGGTGGTCAGCGGAAGCGTATTGATGAAAAATAACGAGATATACCACCTGTTCTGTGAAAATGCGAAAAAAAAATTTCCCCGGCTGGAAATTATGAAGATGAGGGGAGAAGCGGCCCAGGGAGCTATCAGGATCATATTGCGGGAGATGGGAGAAAGGAACGGATATGAAACAATACCTGGCAATTGA
- a CDS encoding ROK family protein: MKQYLAIDIGGTYIKYSLMDPEYRVLHEGRVPTEKQPARFLWQFMEIVETYVDHISGVAICMGGFIHPVTGENTDFSVGANFRAYRLNEEINRKYPIPVALENDSNCAALGEMVRGAGKGYEDICMVTFGTGIGGAIIINRKLHRGSHFKSGEVGFTGVGLRAVDGKPVAEGAGATSLLVRKVSEVLGREVDGSYIFNHLDQPDIRRIYREWLYKGAMVIGNFAVTVDPQILLIGGGISENEIFIKDMKEAVYTLYPHLEPYTAIEACEQGNMAGRIGALYLLLQSKEGGIQS; the protein is encoded by the coding sequence ATGAAACAATACCTGGCAATTGATATAGGAGGTACTTACATAAAGTACAGCCTTATGGATCCGGAATACCGGGTTCTTCATGAAGGAAGGGTGCCAACGGAAAAACAGCCGGCCAGGTTTCTCTGGCAGTTCATGGAGATCGTGGAAACCTATGTGGATCACATAAGCGGCGTTGCAATCTGCATGGGCGGCTTTATCCATCCGGTGACAGGAGAAAATACGGATTTCAGTGTTGGAGCCAATTTCAGGGCGTATCGTTTAAACGAGGAGATAAACAGAAAATATCCGATTCCCGTAGCACTTGAAAATGACAGCAATTGTGCCGCATTGGGAGAAATGGTCCGGGGAGCAGGAAAGGGCTATGAGGATATTTGCATGGTCACCTTTGGAACCGGGATCGGCGGTGCCATCATCATAAACCGGAAATTACACCGGGGCAGCCACTTTAAATCCGGTGAGGTGGGTTTTACCGGAGTGGGTCTTCGGGCTGTGGACGGAAAGCCGGTGGCAGAAGGGGCAGGAGCGACCTCTCTTCTGGTGAGAAAGGTATCGGAAGTCCTTGGCAGGGAAGTGGACGGATCGTATATTTTCAACCATCTGGACCAACCGGATATCCGCCGGATATACCGGGAATGGCTTTACAAGGGGGCAATGGTGATCGGCAACTTTGCTGTCACGGTAGATCCCCAGATACTTCTGATCGGCGGGGGAATCAGTGAAAATGAGATATTTATAAAGGATATGAAAGAAGCGGTATATACCCTGTATCCCCATCTGGAACCCTATACGGCCATAGAGGCCTGTGAGCAGGGAAACATGGCAGGGAGAATCGGCGCCCTGTATTTATTGCTGCAAAGCAAAGAAGGAGGCATTCAGTCATGA
- a CDS encoding 6-phospho-beta-glucosidase: MKKGVKIVAIGGGSSYTPELVDGFLKRYESLPVEELWLVDIPEGEEKLRIVAELAKRMVKKAGVPMEIHTTLNRRKALPKADFVVTQLRVGQLQARVKDERIPLKHGLLGQETNGAGGLFKGMRTIPVLLDICKDMEELCPEAWLINFTNPVGMVMEGLNRYSSFRRFIGLCNIPYGMHKAVADQLGKPMEEVKVTMGGLNHMVYVTRVEADGKDMTEDVISHWGEGGAVKNIKAVTWDNDFVKELGVLPCSYHRYYYMAKDYLEEALEKYEKHETRAELVEQVEEKLFELYQDPELNEKPELLSQRGGAHYSDSACNLIHSIYNDKGDIQVVNTVNRGAIKNFKDNEIVEVSCRITKEGPVPVNGVELPWTVNGLLQQIKSFEIAGCQAAVTGSPQKALLALMINPLVGSQKEAKAVLHELLEAHKEYLPQFFDHKE, encoded by the coding sequence ATGAAAAAAGGTGTGAAAATCGTGGCAATCGGAGGAGGGTCCAGTTACACACCGGAGCTGGTGGACGGATTTTTAAAACGATACGAATCACTGCCTGTGGAGGAACTATGGCTGGTTGATATTCCTGAGGGTGAAGAAAAATTACGGATTGTAGCCGAACTTGCAAAGCGCATGGTAAAAAAAGCAGGAGTTCCAATGGAAATCCATACGACCCTGAACCGGAGAAAGGCCCTTCCTAAAGCTGATTTTGTAGTTACCCAGCTGCGGGTCGGACAGCTTCAGGCCAGAGTGAAGGACGAAAGAATCCCCTTAAAGCACGGGCTCCTTGGCCAGGAAACCAATGGTGCAGGCGGTCTGTTCAAAGGGATGAGAACCATACCGGTCCTGTTGGATATCTGTAAAGACATGGAGGAGCTGTGCCCGGAAGCATGGCTGATCAACTTTACAAACCCGGTGGGCATGGTCATGGAGGGATTGAACCGATACAGCAGCTTCCGGAGGTTCATCGGACTGTGCAACATACCTTATGGCATGCATAAAGCAGTGGCGGATCAGCTTGGTAAGCCCATGGAAGAGGTGAAAGTCACCATGGGCGGCTTAAATCATATGGTTTATGTGACCAGAGTGGAAGCGGATGGAAAGGACATGACGGAAGACGTGATCAGCCATTGGGGGGAAGGCGGCGCTGTGAAGAATATAAAGGCAGTCACCTGGGACAATGATTTTGTAAAAGAGCTTGGAGTGCTGCCATGCTCCTATCACAGATATTACTATATGGCAAAAGATTATCTGGAAGAAGCCCTGGAAAAATATGAAAAGCATGAGACCAGAGCAGAGCTTGTGGAACAGGTGGAAGAAAAGCTGTTTGAACTGTATCAGGATCCGGAACTAAATGAAAAACCGGAATTGCTGTCACAGCGGGGCGGTGCCCATTACAGTGATTCGGCATGCAATCTGATCCATTCCATTTATAATGACAAGGGAGATATTCAGGTGGTAAACACTGTAAACAGAGGTGCCATAAAAAATTTCAAGGACAATGAGATCGTGGAAGTAAGCTGCAGGATCACAAAGGAAGGACCGGTTCCGGTAAATGGCGTGGAACTGCCATGGACGGTCAACGGTCTTTTGCAGCAGATCAAATCCTTTGAAATCGCAGGATGCCAGGCGGCGGTGACCGGAAGCCCTCAGAAGGCCCTGCTTGCCCTTATGATCAATCCCCTGGTTGGCTCCCAGAAAGAAGCAAAGGCTGTGCTTCATGAGCTGTTGGAAGCCCATAAAGAATACCTGCCTCAGTTCTTCGACCATAAGGAGTAA
- a CDS encoding GNAT family N-acetyltransferase yields the protein MKFLDLNKENAGIAYELFEDAVKTKEVLFRLFENQNAFCTFFMEDQADEVHKITILEEHGWGFASGCFLKGEDRAYLSMIVVKKEMQGQGIGKAMLTCLEHRLRKESGASRIEIVFFNPMAFSWHIPGKKTADHPNAPGVDVGSNAYLFFKNCRYRDYAMQNSYYLDLDDYLVPDFAADLIEGLEKEGITIEAYDSDRHYGMEEMIHKFHNPLWERDILGETAEGENSRPILIAAHNGKVIGFTGPLDVEKSGRGFFCGIGVDPDYRGKKISTVLFCRLCISLKEMGADFMSLFTGENNPARNIYEAAGFRIVRTWADMRKEWKDR from the coding sequence ATGAAATTTTTGGATCTGAACAAAGAAAATGCAGGGATTGCCTATGAATTGTTTGAAGATGCGGTCAAGACAAAAGAAGTATTGTTCCGGCTATTTGAAAACCAGAACGCCTTTTGCACATTTTTTATGGAGGACCAGGCAGATGAGGTACATAAGATCACCATTCTGGAGGAACATGGATGGGGATTTGCATCCGGCTGCTTTTTAAAGGGCGAGGACAGGGCTTATCTATCCATGATTGTTGTGAAAAAAGAAATGCAGGGCCAGGGAATCGGAAAAGCAATGCTTACCTGTCTGGAACACAGACTTCGGAAGGAAAGCGGAGCTTCAAGGATCGAAATTGTTTTCTTTAATCCCATGGCGTTTTCCTGGCATATTCCAGGGAAAAAGACGGCGGATCATCCCAATGCCCCGGGAGTGGATGTGGGGAGCAATGCCTATCTTTTCTTTAAAAATTGCAGGTACCGCGATTATGCGATGCAGAACAGCTATTATCTGGACCTTGATGATTATCTGGTGCCGGATTTTGCAGCAGACCTCATAGAAGGACTGGAAAAAGAGGGCATTACAATAGAAGCTTATGATTCTGACAGGCATTACGGCATGGAGGAGATGATACATAAGTTCCATAATCCTTTGTGGGAAAGAGATATTCTGGGAGAAACGGCAGAGGGAGAAAACAGCCGTCCCATTCTGATTGCAGCACACAATGGCAAAGTGATCGGCTTTACAGGGCCTTTGGATGTGGAAAAGAGCGGCAGGGGATTTTTTTGCGGAATCGGCGTGGATCCTGATTACCGGGGGAAAAAGATATCAACGGTCCTGTTTTGCAGGCTATGTATAAGCCTGAAGGAAATGGGTGCAGATTTTATGAGTCTTTTTACCGGGGAAAATAATCCTGCAAGAAATATTTATGAAGCCGCCGGATTTCGTATTGTAAGGACCTGGGCAGATATGAGGAAGGAATGGAAGGACCGATGA
- a CDS encoding PIG-L family deacetylase, which yields MEGPMNGERKCIMAIGGHVGDAELTSGGFLATMALKGCQVVTVALTGGERGNPPGMPVEEYRIQKEKEAFSFAQMLGGEAVVFPYTDGELPDNDEVRFQLCDIIRQYRPAALLTHWKNSMHKDHETTHRIVKDAQFFAGLSGLERKNSAHFAKGPYYAENWEDSAGFEKYIYLEVSKEGFELWKKAIDTHWFAVHSPSFPYKEYYEHLMRVNGCLARTGYAEAFDLDQEQKKVVLSEV from the coding sequence ATGGAAGGACCGATGAACGGGGAAAGAAAGTGCATCATGGCAATAGGTGGCCATGTGGGGGATGCAGAGCTGACAAGCGGCGGATTTCTGGCTACTATGGCATTAAAAGGCTGTCAGGTCGTTACCGTAGCATTGACCGGCGGGGAAAGAGGCAATCCCCCTGGCATGCCGGTGGAAGAATACAGAATACAAAAGGAAAAGGAAGCTTTTTCCTTTGCCCAAATGCTGGGAGGGGAGGCAGTGGTATTTCCTTACACAGATGGAGAGTTGCCGGACAATGACGAGGTGAGGTTTCAGCTCTGCGATATAATCCGCCAATACCGGCCCGCTGCATTGCTGACCCATTGGAAGAACAGCATGCACAAGGATCATGAAACAACCCACAGAATCGTAAAGGATGCCCAGTTTTTTGCAGGACTTTCCGGGCTTGAGAGGAAAAACAGCGCTCATTTTGCCAAAGGACCATATTATGCGGAAAACTGGGAAGATTCGGCTGGCTTTGAAAAATATATTTACCTGGAAGTATCAAAAGAAGGATTTGAACTATGGAAAAAGGCCATTGACACCCATTGGTTTGCCGTACACAGCCCATCTTTTCCCTATAAAGAGTATTATGAGCATCTTATGAGGGTAAATGGCTGTCTGGCAAGAACCGGGTATGCGGAGGCATTTGATTTGGATCAGGAACAAAAAAAGGTTGTATTATCGGAAGTGTAA
- a CDS encoding DUF1343 domain-containing protein yields MVKNGIDCVDRWHKVFDGKRLGLITSISGVDRNLNSTIDILHKKYRLTALFGPEHGVRGNIGAGGDVEDYMDPDTGLPVYSLYRRNSKRLTREMLDLVDAVVYDIQDLGVRYYTFISTMIYAMEECARYEKELIILDRYNPLGDLVEGNCLKPGFESFVGAYPLCMRYGLTVGELALMVNAEKNLGCHLTVIPCEGLSRHTMHPETGHVWVMPSPGMPKYETALVYAGACLFEGTNISEGRGTAAPFEIIGAPFINAGKLVKYMTGKKLPGVLFSPTYFTPYFSKFKGEACEGIHIHVTDSRAFRSTVCGLELLDAIKTIYEERFAFLDPYEGSTRRMEDLLFGSDQLTEKTASKEELLAGFERDSKAFAERKKAYHLYG; encoded by the coding sequence ATGGTGAAAAATGGGATCGATTGTGTGGACCGCTGGCATAAGGTCTTTGACGGGAAACGTCTGGGTCTGATCACTTCTATTTCAGGCGTTGACAGGAATTTAAATTCTACCATCGACATACTTCATAAAAAGTACCGGCTGACGGCCCTGTTTGGGCCTGAGCACGGAGTCAGGGGAAATATAGGAGCAGGCGGAGATGTTGAGGATTACATGGACCCGGATACCGGATTGCCGGTATATAGCCTGTACCGGAGAAATTCCAAGAGGCTGACCAGGGAAATGCTGGATCTGGTAGATGCCGTTGTATATGATATTCAGGATCTGGGAGTCAGATATTACACCTTTATATCAACCATGATCTATGCAATGGAAGAGTGCGCAAGGTATGAAAAGGAGCTTATTATCCTGGACCGCTATAATCCTCTGGGGGATCTGGTGGAGGGCAACTGCTTAAAGCCCGGATTTGAAAGCTTTGTAGGGGCATATCCTCTGTGTATGCGCTATGGGCTTACAGTGGGAGAACTAGCCCTTATGGTAAATGCGGAGAAAAACCTTGGCTGTCATCTGACGGTAATTCCCTGTGAAGGCTTAAGCAGGCATACCATGCATCCGGAAACCGGTCATGTGTGGGTGATGCCAAGTCCGGGAATGCCAAAATATGAGACTGCACTGGTGTATGCAGGAGCCTGTCTTTTTGAAGGAACAAATATTTCGGAAGGAAGAGGAACTGCGGCACCTTTTGAGATAATCGGTGCGCCATTTATAAATGCAGGTAAGCTTGTGAAATATATGACAGGGAAAAAGCTTCCCGGCGTGTTGTTTTCTCCGACTTATTTTACTCCGTATTTTTCAAAATTTAAGGGAGAAGCCTGCGAAGGAATCCATATCCACGTTACGGACAGCCGGGCCTTCCGGTCTACGGTCTGCGGTCTGGAGCTTCTTGATGCAATAAAGACCATTTATGAAGAACGCTTTGCTTTTCTTGATCCTTATGAGGGAAGCACCAGAAGAATGGAAGATCTTTTGTTCGGCTCAGACCAGCTTACAGAGAAAACAGCTTCAAAAGAAGAATTGCTGGCTGGTTTTGAAAGGGATTCAAAAGCGTTTGCTGAACGCAAAAAGGCATATCATCTTTATGGATGA
- the nagZ gene encoding beta-N-acetylhexosaminidase, whose protein sequence is MTLKQKIGQMMVAGFPAGELSEEMIGLVREHKVGNVILFSHNIKSRDQLRALCDSIQKLVKEETGEYAFITIDQEGGVVRRLPEGSVNIPGAMALAQTGDKKNAYEVALLTGQELRELGINFNLAPVLDINNNPDNPVIGVRSFGPNSTVVTEYGCEMVKGYLDSGIMCSVKHFPGHGDTAVDSHLSLPCIGKSYEELEKEELIPFKEAFCKGAPAVTLAHILFPRIEKENLPVTMSETMIQRILRKKLGFQGLVISDCLEMNAIKEYFGTAFGAKKAIMAGADLIFISHTAGLAAEAAREIEKAVESGEIPISRIDDAVERILAYKKRYASPNADTGKKSGKEPGQFVKLLFRDSIRFTNRERGYGHLLGENPVFLSCYAYRSTLASSRLMDDLLFAAFMQKRFGGDAYSFSIDPDSGEINEILEKVRSKGYTNLVLGTYNGHLNRGQSSLAKELEQLKIPMVMAAFRNPYDLDEVGDGVDKIAAYEYSIQSFEAVVPLFKQ, encoded by the coding sequence ATGACATTAAAACAGAAGATCGGACAGATGATGGTGGCAGGTTTTCCAGCCGGGGAATTAAGTGAAGAAATGATAGGGCTGGTAAGAGAGCATAAAGTTGGGAACGTTATATTGTTTTCCCATAACATTAAAAGCAGGGATCAGCTAAGGGCGCTTTGTGATTCCATTCAAAAGCTGGTAAAAGAAGAAACTGGAGAATATGCCTTTATCACCATCGACCAGGAGGGAGGAGTTGTAAGAAGACTTCCGGAAGGATCGGTCAACATACCGGGAGCAATGGCTCTTGCACAGACCGGAGATAAGAAAAATGCATATGAGGTGGCACTGCTTACGGGGCAGGAATTAAGAGAGCTGGGGATCAATTTCAATCTGGCTCCGGTCCTGGATATTAATAACAATCCGGATAATCCGGTGATCGGCGTGCGAAGCTTTGGTCCAAACAGCACCGTAGTAACCGAATACGGCTGTGAAATGGTAAAAGGATATCTGGATTCCGGAATCATGTGTTCGGTAAAGCATTTTCCGGGACATGGGGATACGGCGGTGGATTCCCATCTTTCCCTGCCCTGCATCGGAAAATCCTATGAAGAGCTGGAAAAGGAGGAACTGATTCCGTTTAAAGAAGCTTTCTGTAAGGGAGCTCCGGCGGTAACCCTTGCTCACATACTGTTTCCAAGAATTGAAAAGGAAAATTTGCCGGTAACCATGTCAGAGACCATGATCCAGAGAATATTGAGAAAAAAGCTGGGCTTTCAGGGACTGGTGATTTCGGATTGCCTGGAGATGAATGCCATCAAAGAATATTTTGGTACTGCTTTCGGAGCGAAAAAGGCCATAATGGCAGGCGCTGATTTAATATTCATTTCCCATACGGCAGGCCTTGCGGCGGAAGCGGCAAGGGAAATAGAAAAAGCAGTGGAATCCGGCGAGATTCCTATATCCCGGATAGACGACGCCGTGGAGCGGATTCTTGCATACAAGAAAAGGTATGCTTCACCCAATGCAGATACAGGAAAAAAATCCGGAAAAGAACCGGGGCAGTTTGTAAAGTTGCTGTTTCGCGACAGCATACGGTTTACAAACCGGGAAAGGGGGTACGGTCATCTGCTGGGAGAAAATCCTGTATTTTTAAGCTGTTATGCCTATCGTTCCACTTTGGCCTCCAGCCGTTTAATGGATGATCTGCTGTTTGCAGCATTTATGCAGAAAAGGTTTGGAGGAGATGCATATTCTTTTTCCATAGATCCGGATTCCGGAGAAATAAACGAAATACTGGAAAAGGTAAGAAGTAAGGGATATACAAATCTTGTGCTTGGCACCTACAATGGACATTTGAACCGTGGACAGAGTTCTCTTGCAAAAGAACTGGAACAATTAAAGATACCCATGGTTATGGCAGCGTTCCGTAATCCCTACGATCTGGACGAAGTCGGGGATGGGGTTGATAAAATAGCGGCATATGAATACAGCATACAATCCTTTGAGGCGGTTGTGCCATTATTTAAGCAGTGA
- the add gene encoding adenosine deaminase produces the protein MKLLETDLHLHLDGSLTIETVRLLAQQIGYDFEGQGGRKSLVAGDNCESLVDYLKCFDLPGKLLQTEEALELAAFHLTERLASQGLILSEIRFAPQLHRNKGLTMERAVEAVIRGVNKGTGKSPLKAGVLLCAMVNGPDRENEETFEIARAYLGKGVVGVDLAGPEGMIPMEHFEPLFKKAGRNGVPFTIHAGECGDYENIIKAVHYGAKRIGHGCAAIKSEACMDLLKKEKITLEMCVISNLQTRAVPSIKEHPLKAFYDRGIRVTYNTDNMTVSDTTLEKEAELIKKHMGFTEADLRQMNRYALEGAFLEEGEKEKIFAFFDNNNYNE, from the coding sequence ATGAAATTACTGGAAACAGACCTCCATCTGCATTTGGACGGCTCCTTGACCATTGAAACGGTAAGGCTGCTTGCCCAGCAGATCGGATATGATTTTGAAGGACAGGGCGGAAGAAAAAGCCTGGTGGCAGGGGATAACTGTGAGAGCCTTGTGGATTATTTAAAGTGCTTTGACCTACCGGGAAAGCTGCTTCAGACGGAAGAAGCTCTGGAACTGGCTGCCTTTCATTTAACGGAGCGGCTGGCCTCCCAGGGCCTTATCCTCAGTGAGATCCGTTTTGCACCCCAGCTTCATAGAAATAAGGGCCTGACAATGGAACGGGCAGTAGAAGCGGTAATAAGAGGGGTGAATAAGGGAACAGGCAAATCCCCTTTGAAGGCAGGGGTCCTTCTTTGTGCCATGGTAAACGGGCCTGACCGGGAAAATGAGGAAACCTTTGAGATTGCCAGGGCTTATCTTGGGAAGGGCGTTGTTGGGGTGGACCTTGCAGGGCCGGAAGGGATGATCCCCATGGAGCATTTTGAGCCTTTATTTAAGAAGGCCGGCAGAAACGGCGTTCCCTTTACCATACACGCAGGAGAGTGCGGAGATTATGAAAATATTATAAAAGCGGTTCATTACGGAGCAAAAAGAATTGGACACGGATGTGCCGCAATCAAGTCAGAAGCATGTATGGACCTTTTAAAAAAGGAAAAGATTACCTTAGAGATGTGTGTGATCAGCAACCTTCAGACAAGGGCTGTTCCCTCCATTAAGGAGCATCCTTTAAAGGCCTTTTATGACAGGGGAATCCGGGTTACCTACAATACGGATAACATGACTGTTTCAGATACCACACTGGAAAAAGAAGCTGAGCTTATTAAGAAACACATGGGATTTACAGAGGCGGATCTAAGACAAATGAACCGGTATGCACTGGAAGGAGCTTTCCTTGAAGAAGGAGAGAAAGAAAAAATATTTGCATTTTTCGACAATAATAATTATAATGAATGA